A stretch of Schaalia odontolytica DNA encodes these proteins:
- a CDS encoding helix-turn-helix transcriptional regulator has product MPENVQLAVVRLASMVAWMSEHPGASVDEIAAHFHRTRRQVRRDIEYLASVGDSLPGASFEVDWELYEHEQRVSLRSTLGASAPLRLSTLEAQALLIGLSAITPLLGTDLAAHVPHAALVVCALGGLKEADAEQHVEAIPSLASSSESLESLRDALLREERVSFTYVSASGVRTRRIVDPWSLEASASGWLLRGWCTRAGEARSFAVVSISDVRGEGPRVEEPRRVRHDAPTWTLDIDRDARWIADEYDGHIIAELDGGGARITLPVWNEQWGLSLLIDIAPHLRAATPDMRDEAARHARSVLSIWSREDAS; this is encoded by the coding sequence ATGCCTGAGAACGTACAGTTGGCCGTTGTCCGCCTCGCTTCGATGGTGGCGTGGATGAGTGAGCACCCGGGCGCGAGCGTCGATGAGATCGCTGCGCATTTCCATCGAACTCGCCGACAGGTGCGTCGTGATATCGAGTATCTAGCGTCCGTTGGAGATTCACTGCCCGGCGCGTCTTTCGAGGTCGATTGGGAGCTCTACGAACACGAACAGCGCGTGTCACTACGCTCGACGCTGGGCGCCTCGGCACCGCTGCGCCTGTCCACGCTAGAGGCGCAGGCTCTGCTCATCGGGCTGTCTGCGATCACCCCGCTGCTTGGCACGGATCTTGCCGCTCATGTTCCGCATGCCGCCCTCGTCGTCTGCGCGCTCGGGGGTCTGAAAGAGGCCGACGCCGAACAGCACGTGGAGGCGATTCCGTCTCTGGCCTCGTCGAGCGAGAGCCTCGAAAGTCTGCGCGATGCCCTCCTGCGCGAAGAACGAGTGTCTTTCACCTACGTGTCCGCTTCTGGCGTTCGCACGCGCCGCATCGTCGACCCGTGGTCGCTCGAGGCGAGCGCGAGCGGCTGGCTGCTGCGCGGCTGGTGCACTCGCGCGGGGGAGGCTCGCAGCTTCGCGGTCGTGTCGATCAGCGACGTGCGTGGCGAGGGCCCGCGCGTCGAAGAACCGCGGCGCGTGCGTCATGACGCACCCACCTGGACGCTCGACATCGATCGCGATGCCCGGTGGATCGCCGACGAATACGACGGTCACATCATCGCCGAGCTGGACGGCGGGGGAGCGCGCATCACCCTGCCCGTCTGGAACGAACAGTGGGGCCTGAGCCTCCTCATCGACATTGCCCCACACCTGCGCGCAGCAACACCTGACATGCGCGACGAAGCCGCACGCCATGCGCGCTCAGTTTTGTCGATCTGGAGCCGAGAGGATGCATCGTGA
- a CDS encoding helix-turn-helix transcriptional regulator, whose translation MSTAVNANVRVLELFVELLGARPGRTKAQLRALPGYQGLADDAFETQFQRDKDALRDAGAHMTIHSGERYSIAWDSFAPGIEVMSTDRALMSLAARAWDSSEFFADAIDAKAAAASSDDVPAPTIRLGLTGLGAATVLSQAIRERRVVCFEYPGSHELTERSVEPWALSVQGRALYLWGWDLDRGSERTFRVSRIRSQISFIGEPGDASLPPEGAAFPRVSSFVSPVVDVRGDCTARTLLHGYEAGAASEEHGSPRHGWERVALEGAELGTWMGRLLPLASDVVVVAPESLRDAMVMRLRAAAKWGEHDA comes from the coding sequence GTGAGTACCGCTGTCAACGCTAACGTGCGCGTCCTCGAGCTTTTTGTGGAGCTCCTGGGCGCGCGTCCCGGGCGCACGAAGGCGCAATTGCGTGCTCTTCCCGGATATCAGGGGCTCGCGGACGATGCCTTTGAAACGCAGTTTCAACGAGACAAAGATGCGCTGCGTGACGCTGGTGCCCACATGACGATTCACTCGGGGGAGCGTTACAGCATCGCCTGGGATTCTTTTGCGCCCGGCATCGAAGTGATGAGTACCGACCGAGCGCTCATGTCGCTGGCCGCACGCGCGTGGGATAGCAGCGAATTTTTCGCCGACGCGATCGATGCGAAGGCAGCCGCAGCTTCCTCCGACGACGTTCCTGCTCCGACAATTCGCCTGGGTCTCACCGGCCTCGGGGCAGCCACCGTGTTGTCGCAGGCAATTCGCGAGCGGCGCGTGGTGTGCTTCGAATACCCAGGGTCGCACGAGCTCACTGAGCGCTCCGTCGAGCCGTGGGCCCTGTCGGTCCAGGGCCGCGCCTTATACCTATGGGGATGGGACCTCGATCGCGGCAGCGAGCGTACATTCCGTGTGTCGCGCATTCGCTCCCAGATTTCATTCATCGGGGAGCCTGGAGATGCATCGCTCCCGCCCGAAGGAGCAGCGTTTCCGCGTGTGTCATCGTTCGTCTCTCCCGTCGTCGACGTGCGTGGGGACTGCACTGCACGCACGCTTCTCCATGGTTACGAGGCCGGGGCAGCATCTGAGGAGCACGGTTCGCCTCGGCATGGCTGGGAGCGCGTCGCACTCGAAGGCGCAGAATTGGGAACGTGGATGGGTCGTCTTCTTCCCCTGGCATCTGACGTGGTCGTCGTCGCGCCCGAGTCCCTGCGCGACGCGATGGTGATGCGCCTGCGCGCGGCTGCCAAGTGGGGTGAGCACGATGCCTGA